The Amblyomma americanum isolate KBUSLIRL-KWMA chromosome 6, ASM5285725v1, whole genome shotgun sequence genome has a window encoding:
- the LOC144093906 gene encoding uncharacterized protein LOC144093906 has protein sequence MAATSRAAIFESVFPAMPISPTPSPPAAQPLSSLLRAHAGGDSHAILNSILDPIAEEEEGTDARSEARRMIISEEMTTIFEHIESRWTKVCDQLRVDLNGRYNQFLEDCRTCLKTEQGGCERDQLRHEMAEARRELIADMKENFRTACEAFEDWLQASCTQLHQGDRFRVLSAVLRLEILDSLPELATRTRERAAALWKELLELWGPDVDTLFNEEL, from the exons CGAGAGCGTCTTTCCCGCTATGCCAATCTCGCCGACTCCGTCACCACCCGCAGCGCAGCCGCTCTCCTCGCTGCTTCGT GCACATGCCGGTGGCGATTCCCATGCCATCCTGAACAGCATCCTGGATCCTATCGCCGAGGAGGAAGAGGGCACAGATGCACGCTCAGAGGCTCGTCGCATGATCATCAGCGAGGAGATGACTACCATCTTCGAGCACATCGAGTCGCGGTGGACAAAGGTGTGCGATCAGCTCCGTGTGGACCTGAACGGCAG GTACAACCAGTTCCTCGAGGATTGCCGCACCTGCCTGAAGACCGAACAGGGCGGCTGCGAGCGCGACCAGCTGCGCCACGAAATGGCCGAAGCTCGGCGAGAGTTGATCGCCGACATGAAGGAGAACTTCCGCACCGCCTGCGAGGCGTTCGAAGACTGGCTGCAGGCGTCCTGCACGCAGCTGCACCAGGGAGACCGGTTCCGGGTTCTGTCCGCGGTGCTCCGCCTGGAGATCCTGGACAGCCTGCCGGAGCTCGCCACGCGCACCCGGGAGCGCGCCGCCGCGCTGTGGAAGGAGCTGCTCGAGCTGTGGGGGCCCGACGTTGACACGCTCTTCAACGAAGAGCTGTAG